The segment CAACTTCTTTAAGGGTTCTTTTTCCAAGTTCCAAGAGTGATGCAGACATTGCAGATATCTTCTGGCTGTTTGCACTTGGAACATGGGAACAGATTATTAGGCCGTCCTTTCGGATTACGTAGGATTCCCTTATGTCTGATTTACCGTGCATTTCATCTAAAACACGTTTTATCCTGTTAGAAATAGCTTCCATATTCATCAATCTTTTTTAACCATTAGCTGCAGGTTGGATCATACCTTGAAGGTTTTTCACTGCCTTTTTGAGGGTTAACCTGATCATTCCAATGTTCACGTTGTCATCTGTAAGCACCACTATGGCATGGTTGTTCCCTACTTCTTCTATGATTATTTTACCGAAATCAGTTTCAACGATGAGCTTTTCAGCTATTCCAAAATTTATGTTCCGAACCATTTCAGTGATTGCACCTAAAACTGCTGCACTGGTGGCGCTGATGATCATACCCTCCTGATCTATTTCACCAACAGGCATACCATCCATGGTGGCAATAATACAGTTTTTAACACCACTAATACGCATTAAAGGCTTTAAAACGTCTTTGAAGTTAGAATTCTGTTTTTCAATACCATTGTAATTCATCATAAACTGCTCACGCCTGATCATTTATTATTTGCATCCGTTATTTTATCTATAAGTGTATCCATCACAGTGTTTAAGTTCTGCTTTATAACTGATGATGTATTTATTATTGGAACTTCCTCTGGAAGTTTTAACTCATTTCTCACAAGTTCTGGAGGTAGATGAACGAGATCATCCTTGTTGGTGGCAACCACGTAGGGTACCTTGTACTTGCCTATGAACTCTATGAGTTCCTTGTCAACTGGTGAGATACCAACTGTTGAATCAATTAAAAATATTGCCCCATGCATACCAATTGCAATGGTGGGCCACATGAATGAAAATCTTCTATGTCCTGGTGTTGCAAAGAGTTGAATGAAGTAGTTGCCATGATCCAGCTGGACGAAGTCAAAGCTGTTGGTGATCCTTCCGTACTCCCCCTTGATCAGGAGTTCCTTACCACTAATGGTTTCAACGAAGGTGGTTTTACCTGCATCCAGGGCTCCAAAAACAACGATCTTTAGCATGCCTTTTGTTTCATTACTTTCCATTTTTTCTCATCCATAGCTTTCTTAAAAAAATAGTTTTTATGAGTTTTGAAGTCTCATA is part of the Methanobacterium aggregans genome and harbors:
- a CDS encoding roadblock/LC7 domain-containing protein, whose product is MMNYNGIEKQNSNFKDVLKPLMRISGVKNCIIATMDGMPVGEIDQEGMIISATSAAVLGAITEMVRNINFGIAEKLIVETDFGKIIIEEVGNNHAIVVLTDDNVNIGMIRLTLKKAVKNLQGMIQPAANG
- a CDS encoding roadblock/LC7 domain-containing protein yields the protein MEAISNRIKRVLDEMHGKSDIRESYVIRKDGLIICSHVPSANSQKISAMSASLLELGKRTLKEVDGDNLKLIMVNGENINIIISGSGDIALVCAMGADENVGMIFIRIKMAIKKVQAILDEAYGN
- a CDS encoding GTP-binding protein, producing the protein MESNETKGMLKIVVFGALDAGKTTFVETISGKELLIKGEYGRITNSFDFVQLDHGNYFIQLFATPGHRRFSFMWPTIAIGMHGAIFLIDSTVGISPVDKELIEFIGKYKVPYVVATNKDDLVHLPPELVRNELKLPEEVPIINTSSVIKQNLNTVMDTLIDKITDANNK